In the Longimicrobium terrae genome, one interval contains:
- a CDS encoding enoyl-CoA hydratase-related protein, with protein sequence MADYQNVQLEVQDRIATLSVNRPDKLNALNEQTIRELGQAMDEIAGRDDVGGVILTGVGEKGFVAGADIAELAKMGPVDGIEVSRLGQRVFRQIELSRKPVLAAVNGFALGGGCELALACHLRIASENAQFGLPEVKLGIIPGYGGTLRLPRIVGKGRALELMLTAQFIKADEAYRIGLVNRVVRKPEEGSQKDALMTEARAMMSVILANGPIALGLAIECTTRGMEMSVDDGLALESNLFGLLAATSDMREGMTAFLEKRTAAFTGK encoded by the coding sequence ATGGCCGACTACCAGAACGTCCAGCTCGAGGTTCAGGACCGCATCGCCACGCTGTCCGTAAACCGGCCGGACAAGCTGAACGCGCTCAACGAGCAGACCATCCGCGAACTGGGCCAGGCGATGGACGAAATCGCCGGGCGCGACGACGTGGGCGGCGTGATCCTTACCGGCGTGGGCGAAAAGGGCTTCGTCGCCGGGGCGGACATCGCCGAACTGGCGAAGATGGGTCCCGTGGACGGCATCGAGGTCAGCCGCCTGGGACAGCGCGTGTTCCGCCAGATCGAGCTTTCGCGCAAGCCGGTGCTGGCCGCGGTCAACGGGTTCGCGCTGGGCGGCGGGTGCGAGCTGGCGCTGGCCTGCCACCTTCGCATCGCGAGCGAGAACGCGCAGTTCGGGCTTCCCGAGGTCAAGCTGGGCATCATCCCGGGCTACGGCGGCACCCTGCGCCTGCCGCGCATCGTGGGCAAGGGCCGCGCGCTGGAGCTGATGCTGACCGCGCAGTTCATCAAGGCGGATGAGGCGTACCGCATCGGCCTCGTCAACCGCGTGGTGCGCAAGCCGGAAGAGGGCTCGCAGAAGGACGCGCTCATGACCGAGGCGCGGGCGATGATGTCCGTCATTCTCGCCAACGGCCCTATCGCCCTGGGCCTCGCCATCGAGTGCACCACGCGCGGGATGGAGATGTCGGTGGATGACGGCTTGGCGCTGGAAAGCAACCTGTTCGGCCTGCTCGCGGCCACCAGCGACATGCGCGAGGGGATGACGGCGTTCCTGGAGAAGCGGACCGCCGCCTTCACCGGAAAGTAG
- a CDS encoding MarR family transcriptional regulator, producing MDDPFATIGFALKLAQQALRTHMDAALQQIGLTTPQYAVLTFLEVEPGASNAALARRAFVTPQTMQAILVALERAGLVSRTPHPEHGRVQQTELTASGRDALKAASGIVADVEARLRDASAPLDPRDVAAMLFRLAEALR from the coding sequence ATGGACGATCCGTTCGCCACGATCGGGTTTGCGCTGAAACTGGCTCAGCAGGCGCTGCGCACCCACATGGACGCCGCGCTGCAGCAGATTGGTCTGACCACGCCACAGTACGCGGTGCTCACCTTTCTGGAGGTGGAACCGGGCGCGTCCAACGCCGCACTCGCGCGCCGCGCCTTTGTGACGCCGCAGACGATGCAGGCCATTCTGGTGGCGCTGGAGCGTGCAGGCCTGGTCTCGCGCACCCCGCATCCTGAACACGGGCGCGTTCAACAGACCGAACTGACGGCGAGTGGCCGCGATGCGCTGAAAGCGGCTTCGGGGATCGTGGCCGATGTGGAAGCGCGCCTGCGGGATGCGTCGGCGCCTCTGGATCCGCGGGATGTGGCTGCGATGCTGTTCCGGCTTGCGGAGGCGCTCCGGTGA
- a CDS encoding S1C family serine protease has translation MHRTIPFCALLASAALAACGGGADARESPRASELAVLRQTPAVLAPETGRLASAVQDSRRTAIVAAAERVSPAVVSVNVVRRERVVPRTVWEEMMLPPGAERQEAGLGSGFIISREGLVITNEHVVRAATEVVVTLPDGREFDAEVVGSDEVNDLALIRIRGGADLPVAPLGNSDGLMIGEWVIAIGNPFGFLLSNPEPSVSAGVVSAIGRNIVGGSGQRSLSLDLIQTDASINPGNSGGALVNALGEVVGVNSSILSSSGGSEGLGFAIPINRARRIALDLADDGKARRAWIGAEVEPVRAEGPRRLAGVRIASVVPGSPAERGGLRAGMTVATVGAKRIRTTLDWQAGQLNAAYGEPLAIRVAENGRERTLTIRPGDLPSANAARIQALRDFQLVTLTPAIRGERGLQSEQGALIVGLSDAARQLGLREGDLILQINRERVASAEEAAALLQQLSGRAVVMYVEREGRIAGTQFMLGG, from the coding sequence ATGCATCGCACGATTCCCTTCTGCGCGCTGCTGGCGTCCGCGGCCCTGGCCGCGTGCGGCGGCGGCGCGGACGCGCGCGAAAGCCCGCGCGCCAGCGAACTCGCCGTTCTGCGCCAGACCCCCGCCGTCCTCGCGCCGGAAACCGGGCGGCTGGCGAGCGCCGTCCAGGACTCGCGCCGCACCGCCATCGTGGCCGCGGCGGAGCGCGTTTCGCCCGCCGTGGTGAGCGTGAACGTGGTGCGCCGCGAGCGCGTGGTGCCGCGAACCGTGTGGGAGGAGATGATGCTTCCCCCGGGCGCCGAGCGGCAGGAGGCGGGGCTGGGCTCCGGCTTCATCATCAGCCGCGAGGGGCTGGTGATCACCAACGAGCACGTGGTGCGCGCGGCCACCGAGGTCGTGGTCACCCTCCCCGACGGCCGCGAGTTCGACGCCGAGGTGGTGGGATCGGACGAGGTGAACGACCTGGCGCTCATCCGCATCCGCGGGGGCGCGGACCTTCCCGTGGCGCCGCTGGGCAACAGCGACGGATTGATGATCGGTGAATGGGTGATCGCCATCGGCAACCCGTTCGGATTCCTGCTCAGCAACCCGGAGCCCTCGGTGAGCGCCGGCGTGGTGAGCGCCATCGGCCGCAACATCGTGGGCGGCAGCGGGCAGCGCAGCCTGTCGCTGGACCTGATCCAGACCGACGCCTCCATCAACCCCGGCAACTCTGGCGGCGCGCTGGTGAACGCGCTGGGCGAGGTGGTGGGCGTCAATTCGTCCATCCTCAGCAGCAGCGGCGGCAGCGAGGGGCTGGGCTTCGCCATCCCCATCAACCGGGCGCGGCGGATTGCGCTGGACCTGGCGGATGATGGCAAGGCGCGCCGCGCGTGGATCGGCGCCGAGGTGGAGCCCGTGCGCGCCGAAGGTCCGCGGCGGCTGGCCGGCGTGCGCATCGCCAGCGTGGTTCCCGGCTCCCCCGCGGAGCGCGGCGGCCTGCGCGCGGGGATGACGGTCGCCACGGTAGGCGCCAAGCGCATCCGCACCACGCTGGACTGGCAGGCGGGGCAGCTGAACGCGGCGTACGGCGAGCCGCTGGCGATCCGCGTGGCGGAAAACGGGCGCGAGCGCACCCTCACCATCCGCCCGGGCGACCTGCCCTCGGCCAACGCGGCGCGCATTCAGGCGCTGCGCGATTTTCAGCTGGTGACGCTCACCCCCGCCATCCGCGGCGAGCGCGGGCTGCAGAGCGAGCAGGGCGCGCTCATCGTGGGCCTGTCGGACGCGGCGCGGCAGCTGGGGCTGCGCGAGGGCGACCTGATCCTGCAGATCAACCGCGAGCGCGTGGCCAGCGCCGAGGAAGCGGCGGCCCTGCTGCAGCAGCTGAGCGGGCGCGCCGTGGTGATGTACGTGGAGCGCGAGGGCCGCATCGCCGGCACGCAGTTCATGCTCGGCGGCTGA
- a CDS encoding DUF2254 family protein produces the protein MRLRLAHLWESLRATYWFIPSLMAVGAAALALGLVQADHMLSARQTAALGWVFSGGPEGARSLLAMVAGSVMGTAGVTFSITIAALTLASSQLGPRLLSGFMRDRGNQFVLGTFIATFTYCLLVLRTVRGDEEVTRFVPALAVTGGLVLGLASLGVLIYFIHHVAVSIQAPNVVASVGRELAREVEREFAIPDGSEPSLDATLPDGFDERADAVPSPADGYVQAVDDRGLLRFAERTGTLLVAEMRPGSFVIEGGPLVRAWPPESLDDEGRRALRACFVIGSQRTAEQDVEFAVDQLVEVAVRALSPAINDPFTAMGSLDWLGAALCRAARGRTPYSFVRGADGEVRVVQRCPIRFVGLVDAAFNQIRQFGARSPAVVLRMLETIHAVLRCTRGDPDEVDALVRHAEMVHRAGMDGAAEPRDRADIEDRYRDVLYAARDLLARVTAGAAADG, from the coding sequence GTGAGACTCAGGCTGGCGCACCTGTGGGAATCGCTGCGAGCCACCTACTGGTTCATCCCTTCGCTGATGGCGGTGGGCGCGGCCGCGCTGGCGCTGGGGCTGGTGCAGGCGGACCACATGCTTTCCGCGCGGCAGACGGCGGCGCTGGGCTGGGTGTTCAGCGGCGGGCCGGAGGGCGCGCGCTCGCTGCTGGCGATGGTGGCGGGTTCGGTGATGGGCACGGCCGGGGTGACGTTTTCCATCACCATCGCCGCGCTCACGCTGGCCAGCAGCCAGCTGGGCCCGCGGCTGCTGAGCGGCTTCATGCGCGACCGGGGCAACCAGTTCGTCCTGGGAACGTTCATCGCCACCTTCACCTACTGCCTGCTCGTGCTGCGCACCGTCCGCGGCGATGAGGAGGTGACTCGCTTTGTTCCGGCGCTGGCGGTTACCGGAGGGCTGGTGCTGGGACTGGCCAGCCTGGGCGTGCTCATCTACTTCATCCACCACGTGGCGGTCAGCATTCAGGCGCCCAACGTGGTGGCCTCGGTGGGGCGCGAACTGGCGCGCGAGGTGGAGCGGGAGTTCGCCATTCCCGACGGGTCCGAGCCCTCGCTGGACGCCACGCTGCCGGATGGCTTTGACGAGCGGGCGGACGCGGTGCCCAGCCCCGCCGACGGCTACGTGCAGGCGGTGGACGACCGGGGGCTGCTGCGGTTCGCCGAGCGGACGGGAACGCTGCTGGTGGCGGAAATGCGTCCGGGAAGCTTCGTGATCGAGGGCGGGCCGCTGGTGCGGGCCTGGCCGCCGGAGTCGCTGGACGACGAGGGGAGGCGGGCCCTGCGCGCCTGCTTTGTCATCGGCTCGCAGCGCACGGCGGAGCAGGACGTGGAATTCGCGGTGGACCAGCTGGTGGAAGTCGCGGTGCGCGCGCTATCGCCGGCCATCAACGATCCCTTTACCGCCATGGGCTCGCTGGACTGGCTGGGGGCCGCGCTCTGTCGCGCGGCGCGGGGGCGGACGCCGTACTCCTTTGTTCGCGGGGCGGATGGCGAGGTGCGCGTGGTGCAGCGCTGCCCCATCCGCTTCGTCGGCCTTGTTGACGCGGCGTTCAACCAGATCCGCCAGTTCGGGGCGCGGTCTCCGGCGGTGGTGCTGCGCATGCTGGAAACGATTCATGCGGTGCTCCGCTGCACGCGCGGCGATCCGGACGAGGTCGACGCGCTGGTGCGCCACGCGGAAATGGTTCACCGCGCCGGAATGGACGGCGCCGCGGAACCCCGCGACCGCGCCGACATCGAGGACCGCTACCGCGACGTGCTCTACGCCGCGCGCGACCTGCTGGCCCGCGTGACGGCGGGTGCGGCCGCGGATGGATGA
- a CDS encoding CHAD domain-containing protein has translation MKGAAALLDLSAPRAARWLALHFLEEADAARVRLDDPADAEALHDFRVAIRRLRSTLRAYADHVDESIGGRDRRRLRKLAHATGDSRDGEVLIEWVESRREGIGEDGTAGAEWLDRRLRKRQARLGTALREEVAHDFSRERRRLQDRLEHYTSHVSLDDPRELPRMSLVLADLVELHAAQLRERLGEVRGVEMQEVAHEGRIAAKRLRYLVEPFSGEMPGASALVKRIKALQEVLGQMHDAHVAAGVIADALGDLDDDDDEARPGLEALAGVADAEVHARYAEVESEWLGENAQPFFTEVAALVARLRAGGDDREIERKYLLHTMPVLPEGAIKTDIAQGYVPGERLNERVRRVRRDRKSRFYRTIKMGSGISRMELEEETTELIFRRLWSLTRGRRVQKIRYRVQQGDFTWEIDQFRDRELYLAEIELPSEDTEVVLPDWLRDCVDRDVTGEPEYVNINLAR, from the coding sequence ATGAAGGGCGCGGCCGCGCTGCTGGACCTGTCCGCGCCCCGCGCCGCGCGCTGGCTGGCCCTGCACTTTCTGGAGGAGGCGGATGCCGCGCGCGTCCGCCTGGACGACCCCGCCGATGCCGAGGCGCTGCACGACTTCCGCGTCGCCATCCGCCGGCTGCGCAGCACCCTGCGTGCATACGCCGACCACGTGGACGAGTCCATCGGCGGGCGCGACCGGCGCCGCCTGCGCAAGCTGGCCCACGCCACCGGCGACAGCCGCGACGGCGAAGTCCTCATCGAATGGGTGGAGTCGCGCCGCGAAGGCATTGGCGAGGACGGGACGGCGGGCGCGGAGTGGCTGGACAGGCGCCTGCGGAAGCGGCAGGCCAGGCTCGGCACCGCGCTGCGCGAAGAGGTGGCGCACGATTTTTCGCGCGAGCGGCGGCGGCTTCAGGATCGCCTGGAGCACTACACCAGCCACGTCTCGCTCGATGACCCGCGCGAACTTCCGCGGATGAGCCTGGTGCTGGCCGATCTGGTGGAACTGCACGCGGCGCAGCTTCGCGAGCGGCTGGGCGAGGTGCGCGGCGTGGAGATGCAGGAGGTGGCGCACGAAGGCCGCATCGCCGCCAAGCGCCTGCGCTACCTGGTGGAGCCGTTTTCCGGCGAGATGCCCGGTGCCTCCGCGCTGGTCAAGCGGATCAAGGCGCTGCAGGAGGTGCTGGGCCAGATGCACGACGCCCACGTGGCCGCCGGGGTTATCGCCGACGCGCTGGGCGATCTGGATGATGATGACGACGAGGCGCGGCCGGGCCTTGAAGCGCTGGCCGGCGTGGCGGACGCCGAGGTGCACGCCCGCTACGCCGAGGTGGAATCGGAGTGGCTGGGCGAGAACGCGCAGCCGTTCTTTACCGAGGTGGCAGCGCTGGTGGCGCGCCTTCGCGCGGGCGGCGACGACCGCGAGATCGAGCGCAAGTACCTGCTGCACACCATGCCCGTGCTTCCGGAAGGCGCCATCAAGACCGACATCGCGCAGGGCTACGTTCCCGGCGAGCGGCTGAACGAGCGCGTCCGCCGCGTCCGGCGCGACCGCAAGTCGCGGTTCTACCGGACGATCAAGATGGGGTCGGGGATCAGCCGGATGGAACTGGAGGAAGAGACGACGGAACTCATCTTCCGCCGCCTGTGGTCCCTGACGCGCGGCCGGCGGGTGCAGAAGATCCGCTACCGGGTGCAGCAGGGCGACTTCACGTGGGAGATCGACCAGTTCCGCGACCGCGAGCTGTATCTGGCGGAGATCGAGCTTCCGTCGGAGGACACGGAGGTCGTTCTCCCCGACTGGCTGCGCGACTGCGTGGATCGCGACGTCACCGGCGAGCCGGAGTACGTGAACATCAACCTGGCCCGCTGA
- a CDS encoding SDR family NAD(P)-dependent oxidoreductase, producing MTDRGTALVTGASGGIGAELAECFARDGWDVILVARSREGLERVGESLSARYGVRHHVVPADLANPAAPPALLNAVRQIGVPVDALVNNAGFGLAGTFVDVGEGEPTALPRELEMLQVNIVALTHLTKLFLPGMVERRRGYVMNVASTAAFQPGPLMAVYYASKAYVLSFSEALSVEMEGTGVSVTALCPGATRTEFQVAAGMENSRLFRGAQVMTAGDVARAGYAAMRAGKPLVITGAVNRVMAFGTRFIPRRLAARVARLAQQDA from the coding sequence ATGACGGACAGGGGAACCGCGCTGGTCACCGGCGCGTCGGGCGGCATCGGGGCGGAGCTGGCGGAGTGCTTTGCCCGCGACGGGTGGGACGTCATCCTGGTCGCGCGCAGCCGCGAGGGGCTGGAGCGCGTGGGCGAATCGCTTTCCGCCCGATACGGCGTGCGGCACCATGTCGTTCCGGCGGACCTCGCCAATCCCGCGGCACCGCCCGCGCTGCTGAACGCCGTGCGGCAGATCGGCGTGCCCGTGGACGCGCTGGTGAACAACGCCGGCTTCGGCCTGGCGGGGACGTTCGTGGATGTCGGAGAAGGGGAGCCCACGGCGCTTCCGCGCGAGTTGGAGATGCTGCAGGTGAACATCGTGGCGCTCACGCATCTCACCAAGCTGTTTCTGCCCGGGATGGTGGAGCGGCGGCGCGGATACGTGATGAACGTCGCCTCCACCGCGGCGTTCCAGCCGGGGCCGCTGATGGCCGTGTACTACGCCAGCAAGGCGTACGTGCTCAGCTTTTCCGAGGCGCTGTCGGTGGAGATGGAGGGCACGGGCGTGTCGGTGACGGCGCTGTGCCCGGGCGCCACCCGCACCGAGTTCCAGGTGGCGGCGGGGATGGAGAACTCGCGCCTGTTCCGCGGCGCGCAGGTGATGACGGCCGGCGACGTGGCCCGGGCGGGCTACGCGGCGATGCGCGCGGGAAAGCCGCTCGTCATCACCGGCGCCGTGAACCGGGTGATGGCGTTCGGCACCCGCTTCATTCCGCGGCGGCTCGCGGCGCGCGTGGCCAGGCTGGCGCAGCAGGACGCTTGA
- the sixA gene encoding phosphohistidine phosphatase SixA, with translation MKLLVIRHGVAGTRDEWAGTGRPDTQRPLTDDGRKKMKRAARGLAAVVPRIDVLASSPLVRASQTAEIVAAEYSDLRIDTLAELSPERRPDELLGWLRSQKPGTTVAVVGHEPHLGFLAGWLLTGRNDSFVEFRKGGAVLLDFDDPPAGGNAVLSWALTPRMLRTLGEAE, from the coding sequence ATGAAGCTGCTGGTGATTCGGCATGGCGTGGCGGGCACGCGCGACGAGTGGGCGGGAACGGGCAGGCCCGACACGCAGCGCCCGCTGACGGACGACGGGCGAAAGAAGATGAAGCGCGCCGCGCGCGGCCTTGCGGCCGTGGTGCCGCGCATCGACGTGCTGGCCTCGTCGCCGCTGGTGCGCGCGTCGCAGACGGCGGAAATCGTGGCGGCGGAATACAGCGATCTGCGCATCGACACGCTCGCCGAACTGTCGCCGGAGCGGCGGCCGGATGAACTGCTGGGCTGGCTGCGCTCGCAGAAGCCCGGCACCACCGTCGCCGTGGTGGGCCATGAGCCGCACCTGGGCTTTCTGGCCGGATGGCTGCTGACGGGGCGCAACGACTCGTTCGTGGAATTCCGCAAGGGCGGCGCGGTCCTGCTGGACTTTGACGATCCGCCGGCGGGTGGCAACGCGGTGCTCTCGTGGGCGCTTACGCCGCGCATGCTCCGCACGCTGGGCGAGGCGGAATGA
- a CDS encoding deoxyribodipyrimidine photolyase encodes MTDLKSAVPESRVVAANEAEVRADGDFVLYWMVMARRTHHSWALDRAIDWARALGKPLVVLEALRVAYPWASDRFHRFAIDAMADNAKRFAKAGVTHHPYVEPSPGAGSGLLQALAARACVVVTDEFPDFFLPRMLAAAAPRLPVRVEAIDGNGILPLRAAPKPFSHAHHFRRFLQRELRPHLTRAPVGDPLRRLDLPRLDALPAEILQRWPAASDDLLRGTPGSLAALPIDHDVTPVDFRGGPEHGRKVLSSFVDDRLDRYANGRNQPQQDAASGLSPYLHWGFVSPHQVLHDVLTREEWSPERLGEKATGKREGWWGVSANSEAFLEEFITWREVSYNTAFWINGHDQYDSLPAWALSTLKKHAGDPRPHLFSREQLELGHSYDRLWNATQGQLRAEGRIHNYLRILWGKRFLEWTRTPREAVEMMLHINNRWALDGRNPNSASGIFWCMGRYDRAWGPERPVYGTVRYVSSTNTARKVRVGDYIARYEPADAPTRVPG; translated from the coding sequence ATGACCGACCTGAAATCCGCCGTCCCCGAGTCCCGCGTCGTGGCCGCCAATGAGGCGGAAGTGCGCGCGGACGGCGACTTCGTGCTGTACTGGATGGTGATGGCGCGGCGCACGCACCACAGCTGGGCGCTGGACCGCGCCATCGACTGGGCGCGCGCGCTCGGCAAGCCGCTCGTGGTGCTGGAAGCGCTGCGGGTGGCGTATCCCTGGGCGTCGGACCGCTTTCACCGCTTCGCGATCGATGCGATGGCGGACAACGCGAAGCGCTTCGCCAAGGCCGGCGTGACGCACCACCCGTACGTGGAACCGTCGCCCGGCGCGGGTAGCGGGCTGCTGCAGGCGCTTGCCGCGCGCGCGTGCGTCGTCGTCACCGACGAATTCCCCGACTTCTTTCTCCCCCGCATGCTCGCCGCGGCGGCTCCCCGTCTGCCCGTCCGCGTGGAGGCCATCGACGGCAACGGCATCCTTCCCCTGCGCGCCGCGCCCAAGCCGTTCAGCCACGCGCACCACTTTCGCCGCTTCCTCCAGCGCGAACTGCGCCCGCACCTGACGCGCGCGCCGGTCGGCGATCCGCTGCGCAGGCTGGATCTGCCCCGGCTAGACGCGCTCCCGGCCGAAATCCTCCAGCGCTGGCCCGCCGCCTCGGACGATCTGCTGCGCGGCACGCCGGGCTCGCTCGCCGCGCTTCCCATCGACCACGACGTGACGCCCGTCGATTTCCGCGGCGGGCCGGAGCACGGGCGCAAGGTGCTGAGCAGCTTTGTGGATGACCGGCTGGACCGCTACGCCAACGGCCGCAACCAGCCGCAGCAGGATGCCGCCAGCGGGCTGTCGCCGTACCTGCACTGGGGGTTCGTCTCCCCGCACCAGGTGCTGCACGACGTGCTCACCCGCGAAGAGTGGTCGCCGGAGCGGCTGGGCGAAAAGGCGACGGGCAAACGCGAGGGATGGTGGGGCGTAAGCGCGAACTCCGAGGCGTTCCTGGAGGAGTTCATCACGTGGCGCGAAGTGTCGTACAACACGGCGTTCTGGATCAACGGCCACGACCAGTACGACTCGCTCCCCGCGTGGGCGCTGTCGACGCTGAAGAAGCACGCCGGCGATCCGCGTCCGCACTTGTTCTCAAGGGAGCAGCTGGAGTTGGGGCACAGCTACGACCGGCTGTGGAACGCCACGCAGGGCCAGCTTCGCGCGGAGGGGCGCATCCACAACTACCTGCGCATCCTGTGGGGCAAGCGCTTTCTGGAGTGGACCCGGACGCCGCGCGAGGCGGTGGAGATGATGCTGCACATCAACAACCGCTGGGCGCTGGACGGGCGCAATCCCAACTCGGCCAGCGGCATCTTCTGGTGCATGGGCCGCTACGACCGCGCATGGGGTCCGGAACGGCCCGTGTACGGCACCGTGCGCTACGTGTCCAGCACGAACACCGCGCGAAAGGTGCGCGTGGGCGACTACATCGCGCGCTACGAGCCGGCGGACGCGCCCACCCGCGTGCCCGGCTGA
- a CDS encoding VOC family protein, with protein sequence MPHLIGPDFIGIQAEDLDAARTFYTEVVGLKAAAHSPPGAVVFDTSPIPFAVRTPLGDWKGTDALGEGIAIWFGCDDADALHDHLVAHGTRIVFPPKDGPFGRYFAFRDPFGYTITPHTVGLS encoded by the coding sequence ATGCCCCATCTGATCGGACCCGACTTCATCGGCATTCAGGCCGAGGATCTGGATGCAGCGCGGACCTTCTACACCGAGGTCGTCGGGCTGAAAGCCGCCGCCCACAGCCCTCCCGGCGCCGTCGTGTTTGATACCAGCCCGATCCCGTTCGCCGTGCGCACACCCCTGGGTGATTGGAAGGGAACGGACGCGCTGGGCGAGGGAATCGCCATATGGTTCGGCTGCGACGACGCCGACGCGCTGCACGATCATCTGGTCGCGCACGGAACCCGGATCGTCTTTCCGCCGAAAGACGGGCCGTTTGGCCGGTACTTCGCGTTCCGCGACCCGTTCGGCTACACGATCACCCCTCACACGGTCGGGTTGTCCTGA
- a CDS encoding CPXCG motif-containing cysteine-rich protein: MIFIQIPPDEDDPELDADFPLGDGTADMDAAVTCPYCGEEMEIALDPGSGPRQEYVEDCQVCCRPWTVHVAYGPDGAADVTLDAADDAWDD; the protein is encoded by the coding sequence ATGATCTTCATTCAGATTCCGCCCGACGAGGACGATCCCGAGCTGGACGCGGACTTTCCCCTCGGCGACGGCACGGCGGACATGGACGCGGCGGTCACCTGTCCCTACTGCGGCGAGGAGATGGAGATCGCGCTGGATCCGGGGAGCGGGCCGCGCCAGGAGTACGTGGAAGACTGCCAGGTCTGCTGCCGCCCGTGGACCGTCCACGTCGCCTACGGCCCGGACGGCGCCGCCGACGTCACTCTCGACGCCGCCGACGACGCCTGGGACGACTGA